The following coding sequences are from one Leptolyngbya sp. NIES-3755 window:
- a CDS encoding hypothetical protein (conserved hypothetical protein;~similar to AA sequence:cyanobase_aa:LBDG_22600) translates to MVLSVKRAWAGWVGQGMIASIALTGVMGIQVDRLKQPSISLETPQQAEQQERFRLNFLSRMPAFGFDNLMASWLFLNFIQYYGDEPAREVTGFSLGSQYFDLITRHDPRFVESYLFLSGTVSHQLGKPELAMEFMKRGTDSLSPQMHPRAFSIWRWKAIDQLLLLGDLPGAAQSFDMTAKWAAESEGYKQFVPTLQRTAAFLRTNPNLDWVRFQAWTLVYQDADAAGDKLSRDRAKRELLKLGAIERQNEKGESVFIAPKTLQQPKPRN, encoded by the coding sequence GTGGTTTTGAGCGTTAAACGAGCGTGGGCAGGTTGGGTTGGACAGGGAATGATCGCATCGATCGCGCTTACGGGTGTCATGGGCATTCAAGTCGATCGACTCAAACAACCGTCGATTTCGCTCGAAACTCCGCAACAGGCAGAACAACAGGAACGTTTCCGCCTAAATTTCCTCAGTCGGATGCCAGCGTTCGGATTTGACAATTTGATGGCGAGCTGGTTATTTCTTAATTTTATTCAGTATTACGGGGATGAGCCTGCGCGTGAAGTGACGGGTTTCTCGCTGGGTTCACAGTATTTTGACCTAATTACTCGTCACGATCCCCGATTTGTGGAAAGCTACTTATTTCTGTCGGGAACGGTGTCACACCAGTTAGGGAAGCCAGAACTCGCGATGGAATTTATGAAGCGTGGAACCGACTCGCTGTCACCTCAGATGCACCCCAGAGCGTTTTCGATTTGGCGTTGGAAAGCGATCGATCAACTTCTCTTGTTGGGTGATTTGCCAGGAGCGGCTCAATCGTTTGACATGACAGCAAAGTGGGCGGCTGAATCTGAGGGATACAAGCAGTTCGTCCCAACGCTTCAGCGGACGGCAGCATTCTTGAGAACGAATCCGAATCTTGACTGGGTGAGATTTCAAGCTTGGACTTTGGTGTATCAGGATGCAGATGCGGCAGGAGATAAACTGAGTCGCGATCGAGCAAAACGAGAGTTGCTGAAATTGGGCGCGATCGAGCGACAAAACGAGAAGGGTGAATCGGTCTTTATCGCGCCCAAGACGTTACAGCAACCGAAACCGCGCAATTAA